A single region of the Candidatus Zixiibacteriota bacterium genome encodes:
- a CDS encoding ABC transporter substrate-binding protein has translation MFPGKFAPAAASLWVLLAVSPASGASKAVLSYASFNERTAGALLVAEDQGFFQKQGLDAQLVYVRTGSVALSALAAGESQFYFGSGTGATLGAIAGGLDAVFVAGLVNRLTGAFVAAPHIRTPADLRGKNIGVQSIGGGIWMITMLVLEHWGIDPKRDRLNLRIVGDEAVLAQSLASKAIDGSYFGYTFASILKRQGFNVLADLATLGIPYQSTGVLVRRSFVSSSPDVVEKVLRAMALATQFIARPENKKAVMQSLWKGLRLKRFEDAEEGYELMKTLYERRIYPNTDGIRNAIRLLGAGNDRIRQLRAENIVDDRIVRKLEKEGLF, from the coding sequence ATGTTTCCAGGAAAATTCGCTCCGGCCGCGGCGTCTCTCTGGGTCCTGCTCGCCGTTTCCCCCGCCTCGGGGGCTTCGAAGGCGGTGCTGTCCTACGCGAGCTTCAACGAGAGAACGGCGGGGGCGCTTCTCGTCGCCGAGGACCAGGGATTTTTCCAGAAGCAGGGGCTCGACGCGCAGCTCGTCTACGTCCGCACAGGCTCCGTCGCCCTGTCGGCGCTCGCCGCCGGAGAGTCGCAGTTCTATTTCGGCTCGGGCACGGGCGCCACGCTGGGAGCGATCGCGGGAGGCCTCGATGCCGTCTTTGTCGCCGGGCTGGTCAACCGCCTCACCGGTGCCTTCGTCGCCGCGCCGCACATCAGGACGCCCGCCGACCTCAGGGGAAAAAACATCGGGGTCCAGAGCATCGGCGGCGGGATCTGGATGATCACGATGCTGGTTCTGGAGCACTGGGGCATCGACCCGAAACGCGACCGGCTCAACCTGCGCATCGTCGGCGACGAGGCTGTGCTCGCTCAGTCGCTCGCCAGCAAGGCGATCGACGGATCGTACTTCGGCTATACCTTCGCTTCCATCCTCAAGCGCCAGGGTTTCAACGTGCTGGCCGACCTCGCGACGCTGGGGATTCCGTACCAGAGCACGGGAGTGCTCGTGCGCCGGAGCTTTGTCAGCTCCTCGCCGGACGTCGTCGAGAAGGTGCTCCGGGCGATGGCGCTGGCCACGCAGTTCATCGCCAGGCCCGAAAACAAGAAGGCGGTGATGCAAAGCCTCTGGAAAGGATTGCGCCTCAAGCGCTTCGAGGACGCAGAGGAGGGCTACGAGCTGATGAAGACCCTCTACGAAAGAAGGATCTATCCGAACACCGACGGCATTCGTAACGCGATCCGCCTCCTGGGGGCCGGCAACGACAGGATCCGCCAGCTCAGGGCGGAGAACATCGTCGACGACCGCATCGTGCGGAAGCTGGAGAAGGAAGGACTGTTCTGA